The genomic stretch cATGTCACTAAGTCCAGTAAATTTAATTCTCAAGCCCATCCACTGCTACCATCAAGCCATGATCATATTTTCACCAGCACCACTGCAGTTGCCTCCTAATTGGTTGCTTGGATATGGACAACTAACCAAAAACTACTCTCGCCTCTCCCAATGCACACGCACACGTACACAATACTACCACCAAATACTGTTGGACTGACATTTTGGCTAACGTGGACTGAAGATGTCCACAGGTTTACATTTGTTTGGAAAGAGATTTTATCCAAAATTTGTTGGTTTATAAGACTGTTGAATAGAATATTGAAACCCTACATCCATTAATTTGATTGAAATAGAGAGGTTTGAATTTAGGCTCCAGTGCTATGGTTTTGAAATAACAGTGTGTGACTGTCATTTTAGATATGTGCTTTAGAGGGTTGGTGAGTGGTTCTTGCCCAGGCTGCCCCAGACTGGCCAGTTCAATTACTTAATGTGCAATCACCTTCACATCAATTAGGTTCCCAGACACTGCTTGACTTGCCACCTGAGAAGAGTGTCCTGTAAATGGCTGAGAGCTAAAAGATAAGTAAGGATAAGGTCGGTGCTCCTGAGAGAGGAGATAGTATGTTTGATAAAacagagatgagagagaaaataGTAGCTTGAGGAATGGAAAGCAGCTGTTGAGTGTGGCTTGAGAATAGGTTAAGGGGGGATGGGGCAGGAGCAATGAGGAGCCAGAGAGGGGGAGCAGCAGGAACTGTGACTGAGTCTGCACTTCATCTGAGGAGCAATAGGGAAGCACCAGTGGTTTTTAACAGGGGAGTGATATAAtcagagacattttttttttgaaagatgaCTCCGGTAGCAATGTGGAGAAGCTGGAAGAAAAAGGCTGGAGGAAGTAGTGCCCTACTGGAAACTGctgaaaatggaaagagaaaatggatactttttttttagtgaagcctcagttttcttatctaaaGAACTTGGAATcccacatttgatttttttcccctcaaatgaTAACAACTCCCATGGATAGACACAAGTACTATTGTCAGAGGTAATAAATATGTTTGCCTGGAAACACAGATAACTCCAAAAGTGTCTAATTTCATTCCCTTTTCAAGAAAAATGCCCCAAACAGTCCTTCTTATGTATGAAGCAAAGAAAGAAGCATGGCATGCTTATTATTCTCTCTAATTTTTAGGCTCAGAGATATTACCCACAGGAAACTGTCAGGGATTGGCTTTCTGTCTTCCACGTTGGCATCTGTGGAATATCCTAGGAACACAGGGGCTCTGGGGACCTTTCCCTGTTCTGATGCTGCCCAACAGCTGTTTCATTTGGCTATTAGTTTGGATAAAATCTCTTTCCAAACAAATGTAAATCCGTGGCCATCATCAGTCCACATTACCCAAATGTCTGTGGTAAATCCACATGATTTATCCACAGATAAACCCACACCCTCTCCCCACTATAACTGTTCCTATGGTTTTCATAACTCATCCTCCACTGCCTGGGTTTCTAACATGGCATGTGGTGGGCTCCACAAAAGCCAGGGAAAAGTCAGTAAacttggaaagagaaaaaaaggtccTAATTCCAGCTCTGCTCAACTGGAAGTCGCTTGCTTCTTTTGGGTATCAAATTCCTATGATTTGTCAAATAAAGCAACTGGACTAAATCTTTCTAGCTGAAAATTGTGGTTTTATGACTCAGAAATTAGAACATCAATCTCCCAGACTGAGAAGTACAGTGAAATGACTACAGATACAGGATATTAGAAGGATGATTAGGAAAATAATGTTTATCAAATAGCCATAGCTCATGCTTCCTAGACAGTGAGATCTGCTTTCCTGAGAACCAGATGTCAGGATTCCAGAAAAGTTAGAGCCACACTGGCCTCAAGTTGCTTCTCAAGGGCCTTTCTGCTTCTCCCAGGAGGGAGTCCATCAGGGTTTGCTTTTTGGTTTCTAGCACCCCTTTGACTTTTCCTCTAGACATGTGTCACCAATGGATCCAGAAGCTTTTCCTGGAGGGACTAGCAATTTCAAGGGTCCAAATAGGcaaatttatttgtgttttagcagcaacattcaaaaatcaattgctcaCCAACTGGAAAGAACTGCTTAGGGCTAGCGTGACCTTCCTTCAATTACCCTAAGGATTCTCTcaactcaaattaaaaatatgaaaacttttAAATTGGCAGGTCTTCCAAAGCTATCCAATGTTAAAATGACATTTCTGGAAGTAGAAGGTTGATGTGGGAATGGGAATGTACCAGGCAGTTTCTCAGCAGGAAACAAATGGCTCTTACAAAATGTTAAGTGAGTTGTGACTGATGAAGAGCTAGGCAAGACCAAGGGAACTAATGGGTGGCAAATGATGCAGGGATCAGCCTGAACAGAAAGCTGTTGGTCCCTGTTGGACtgatggaagaaagagaaagggctgCTGTCAGAATTTCGGGAGTCTAAGAACTGTGGTTGTGGGAGAGTGGCCATGAGAGGGGCTGGGTCTTCAGAGGAAGAATGCTGCCCATTGCAAACCATAGCCTGGAGGAAATAAATGCCAAGaactttctttcctctcccctttGATCTCTTTGACTTCCTCCCTTTGGCCAACCCAAACACGGAGGCTGGAAGAAGCCATACATAGAGGTCAGCCCCCAGGAGACAGAGCAGGTGGAGAATGGAGAAGGGTGGATCCAgagggaaagtgaaagaacatTCAGTAGAGAAGAGAAGCGCATGAGCATGGCTCTGTTTATCTGTGGGTCAAATCTGTCCTGAGACAAGGCTATAGGTCAGATGTACTGGGAAGTCATAATTGACCTAAGTCAAGCAAAAGAAACAGGCTAATAGCCCGAATGCCCAAGAATGGATTGGGGAAGCCTAAGGAGAAGTGGGTGTCAAAGTTGGAGAACAGCTTTGAAAGGCAAAAGGGATGGAGCAAAACACATGGTAGTCATTGACAAAGGCAGGCTAGTTACGCTTGGATGTATCTAAATGTTTCTAAGCTTCTTCCTCAGGGTCCCTTTCAAACCGATTTTGATACTAAGTTGGACACAGGGTCTTGGGCAGGCTCTTCCTAGGCAACACATGGCCATGCAAAACTCAAGGCCATTCATAAAGCAGTAACAAGTACACATTTTCACAGGCCACATGGTAAGGTGTTCAAAAACATTAGCTTTAAATTGTTTTCTCCAATTCAACTTTTATTTTGATCCTCCATTCCACAGAAAATGTAGCTTAGTCATTCCCGACTAAACTGAGTAATTTCAGATTTAAAATTCTGTCGATTCAGGGTTTGATCTCCCCCTCCTTTTTCTTGGAGTAACATCTAAGTTTCTGAGTGTATATAGCAACATGGAATCAGGAGGATGGGCCCTTGGGAGGTGCTTCTGTGCCAGGCTGTCTTCGATTGAAATGTGCAGTTACATAGAACTCCAGTGTGCTGTTACCCTGCTTTTATTCCTGGGAAGTTGGTTAAGATCTGGTCATTGGAAGCTCCTCACCACTCATTGCCCTACAGGAAGGTATTTGGGGTCTTCCCAAACAGGATACGTGGAACTTTCACTGTCATACAGGTTTGTCTTCTTCCATTACCATTGCTGAGAGTGTTTGTCCATCTTCTGGGTCACGGGATATTGAGATGTGAAATGGAGCCAAATTAGCCTCTACTATTAAGTCCCTGAACTTTATAGGTCAGGGTTCTGTCATCCATCCCTTCAAGCCCATCATAAACCTCCAGAGCTAGAGTAAGAGGGCTGCTCCCTCATCTCTAATAACCTCTTCTTTTCCCCATCTCAGAGGTTCTTCTCTGGTCTGCAAAGGACAAAGACAGGGATGCCTGGGCTATGAGACGTCACTGAACAAATATTCCACCAAACCTTTCAGTCTAACATCCAGATTGCCAGTTACTTAAAGTTAACAACCAGGAATTAGacatctttgtttttcatttcctccactGACAACCTCTACCTCTCCCTGTCAATCTCGTGTATCCTGATCCCTGAGCAGAGGGGTCCTAGAATTAAAGGTTGTTACCTGGGATGTTTATATCATGAAGGTGGGGGCACATATATCACAGATGACATAGTGAGGTGGAGGAAATTTGTTTTTGAATCTTTAGTGCTTTCCTTTTCAATGCCTACATCCCAAAATTCTGTATTCTTGTGATTTCCCTACAGTCTTCCTCCAAAATCTACTTTAATAAAACTATCTGATAAAAACAACCTTAATAAGATATAAAGGACTCACAGTACTTAATACACTGTTCTGCCTCCATGTATTTTAGTTTAAAGCAAGAAAAATTTGAAACCAAGGAACAGTTTGATTTTCTTGAAATTCTCAGCATTGGTAAATGGGATGGATGACAGTgttttggagtgaagggaaagaTTTTCCTCGATCATATCATTTAGATCATTATGTATCCAATTGCTTAATACTCATTAAGATGTTTTTAGATTCCATAATGTGCTGTGGTGGGtaactttaaaggaaaaattgacCTTTATTTTAACACTATTTTCCACCAAAGCACTAATATAAGAAGACTACAAGAATCttgagaataaatccaaatctTCTAAAGGAGTTTAAAAGTAtgtacatacatgtgtgtgtatatatacttttaatatgtatattaatTATATGACATGATATATATTTCCTAAAACAAGTTAATGAAACCCATGGGATTTAAGAATATTAAGGTAAACATGAATTCTTAACTATGTTCCCCAAAGGAGGTTCTAGATTAGGGGTCAGTAAACTTTTTCTGTACAGGGTCaaacagcaaatattttagaCTCTGTGGTTAAGACGGACTTTGTTGGGACTACTTGCCTTTGCCATTGTAGTCTGAAAGCAGCCTCTGGTTTATATTCCATTTCcttgaaagaagagagaagaaacatttttttttttttttttgaaaaatcagtGAGTTAGGACTTTGAACCTACAGATGGTGCTATGATCCCATTCTGAAATTCAGTTTTGCTTTCAAGTTTAaattcataggaaaaaaatgcaGCTCTTTGATTTAGCTTACTTTTATTCAGAGGTAATAAAATTGAactagttttctttatttttgtatgaTACTATAATAATGGGAGAGATTTCTTTACCACGGGAAAAATCTACTATAATTACTCTTTATGAATGCTAGACATTTCCTTATATCAAATACAAATCAATTTTACGTCTTTTTGCTTTTAGATTTTTCTGCTTATCATTCAGCATTGGTTTgtctgtgactcaatcaacttacTTTGCTGTTGCTGTTCTGAAGTAAAATTGCTTCACTGAGAGTTGGGTGATGAAGAGCTAAGGATAAAAAATTCCATCTGAGAACCATTTCAAACTCCAGTTTATAATAATCAGGTAAAAAAAGATTTCCTGGAATTAAGCCACAGGAACTCTGGTTTAAGTCAGAGCTGTCAACTGGGAAACAAATTTGCagacattttgaaatataattcatttaatttttcttgtaactgGATTAGAAAATATGATTAAGAATAGCAGGATATTCTTTTACGGTATCAGTCTGACTTTGAGCGAAGCAAATAGATACTAAAAGcttaaagtagaagaaagaatgatGGCTTTAGAGCTATTCACCCTTGAGAAACTTTCAAAcaagaatgtaaaagaaaacacacactggaaatttacaaaaacagaaggaaagatagcattttaTTCAGCTATCCATGAAGTTGTCCACATAACTGCATTTTTTCCTTATACTCTGATAACATCTATGCTAGGCTAATTTGAGTTGAAAATGCACAAATAGAAATTAAGTATTTACTGAAGTTCTCTGTAAGTGCTTTCCAACTTATTCTTTGAAAACCACCTCTCCAGTGACTGAGTTGGAAATGTGTGTATGTGGAGTGGGGGAGAACAATGAAAGAACTCTACACAGTtcaaagatttataaaaatgatgaggttaaaatttttaaaagggaagaaaaaaataaatgcctCAAAGGATGCAGAATAATTTCAACTCATTTGGATCATAGGAGATAGCATATATGAAAGTGTCCTGGAAATTATGACATTTTAGACAGACTTGAAATAATTCTTAACACTTTATGCAACGGTATGCATATTATTCTGTCTTAGAGACTTTCTGAAACTTTATCCTGGGATAAGTCTACCACAAACcaggaaaataataatagaagataaaaataatttctagatGCTTTGAAATTCAGGATAGCTCTCAAGAATGATTAAATCAGGACCCACTCAAATAGCATAAAATAACAAAAGCATTAGGAGGATTGAAGCTATGTAATAAAAGAGAATTATACCTTTGTAAACACCATGAACATAAGTGTTGTATACTTTCTGCATCTGTTCCTGCACATAAATCCTTATATTCTGAAGGAACCCCAATGACCCCAGCTACAAAACTATAATCACTCTCTTATTTCATTACTACTAAATTAGAGATTAAAACACTTCACATTAAGCCAAGgacatttttttgtttaaataaaagtaaatttcctctttatttatTACGTCTTGAAGTTACTcactataaatttatataaattagaCATAATGGCAATTAAATAAGAACTTCAAGCCCTATTCATCCCGTGGGAGTACTACTGACGTCTTCCAGAGAGCTTTGTGATTGCTCAGTCCTAAATATAAGCCCTATAAAATGATGGGCTTTGAAATGCTGGTCAGGGTAGAGGGAAGAGCAGAAGCCGGCAGTAACAGCCAACCCTTAGCCGGTTCCACGTTCTTGTTCAATACTGAGGGCAGAGAACTAACTGGTGGAGCCTTTCTCTTCTCCCAGAGGACTTCAGCACCTGGACAGCTTCTTTGGAAAAGAAAGCTCCCACGAACATTACTTGGGTAAGTGAAaactttacctttttcttctcctGTGCCTCTGTAACTTTTCTTAGGATATattgcatttttctctctcttgaaaATAATTATACAGTGTTCCTCCTTTTCAACTGCAAAACACAAGTTTTTCAAGTCACACAGTAAGGTCTGAAGTTCCTTCATATTGACTGGGTTTTCAGAAAGCTGCTTATCGTGCCTGTGTGCTTTCACTAcgcttttttaaaatacattcaacTGGGTTTTATTTGCTTGTGTATCAATTTTTGACTGAGTTATTGGGTACAGTTGTTGCGGAAGTTTTCAATTGAATTTTTTAAGTGCTGTGCTTTCTATTTCGTATGTTTATTGATTAAATGAACTTTGgcagtatttattttcttctttattttaggtCTTTATAGAGAGCAAGAGAGTCAGAAAAACTCCTAAGTTTCTATGTAGAAACGATTTGGAGATGAAatgtttaaatgtattaaatgcaaagaaagagaagctttgttttaaatatattttcattttattgcaaaCCCTGTTTCAATGGTAAAATGTGGTTcaatgttaatttttgtattaattGCACTATTAATTGAGTTAACTTGTTCAAGCCCAGACTTAAGGAATTAAGTTCACAGTAATACCTAttattaaaaaagggaaaaaatgtatatacaaaatCTCTTTTATGccaatatgcatatttatatttaacaGAGTAGAATAATTAAATAGACAATACCCCAGCTTTATGTTAATCAGACACTAAAAGCTTAAAGTAGAAGAAACATTCAGTTCCTTGAAGCTATTTACCTTGTTAGAAAAGATACTAAACTTGGATGCTACAACTGTTACAAGGAGATTGTCCCCAGAGTTACTCCCAGCTATCCAAATATATGGCATTCCATATATACCTGGGCCAACTATGTATCTggtgagagagaggccacatataaAAAGGACCCTAATTTTTATTCAAGCACCCAAcagaaaaagaatattcttgATTTAAATGGCAAtcatattgcaaaataaaaattatttttttccaaactctGCAAAGGCCTTCAGAAATTACTGCTAGATGCTGAGACCTTGCTTGCTGATGGCAACTGTAGCTGGAAAAGCTTATGTGATTCTCTCCCTTTAGAGGCACAGAGATGGAAGCCAGAAGTAAGCCCCAGCTGCTGGTGCTGCTGACCCTTTGCAGTGTGCTGTTCTCACAAACGCTGGCATGGCCTCTCTTTGGAGCACCCTCTGCTCTGAGGTTAGTTCTCTTTCAATTCAGACAGCTGAACATTCCTTCTTCGGCTAAATGGGACTTTCCTCTATGTTGTTATTgacaacttaatttttaaaatttggtattATTTACTTAAATCTTTTGACTGATGTGTTAAacaagttttttgttgttatttttttaaattttcatgattaTTCTGAGTCCTGGGATTCACTCTCAGGGCATTACTGACCATGTCAGGGTTTAGTTTtatggggtggaaaggggattTGACTTTCCTTTCATTCAAAACAAGTTTTAGATAAGGAATAAGCTTTTATATTCGTTCATTTCCTGGTGGAAAAATAGATGTTTAGTTGCCAACttcattttggtttctttttaagatCAATTCAtagaacagaaatattttattataactaATCATGACTAGTATTTGATTAGTGGAACATTTATAAAATCATGTTGATATATATCTGTACAGACAGAATCAAGTTACCAACACTACAACTTGGGGGATAACTGATTTGTTGAGACATCCTTCCCTCCCACATTAGTGAATCCTAATAGACTTCGTTCTAACCATAATTCCTTAGTTTTGCTGTCCTATATCTTGTATtccatatttcaaataaatatgagttATGTTATGCTTTATAGATTTGAACATAACTCATATTTAAAGCTTtacctgaaattttaaaaagaaactaaagaagtgGACAGGAAAGGAAAGCTACAATAGCTTGATTTTTTCCTTCCTGTATACAGGTGTCTCATTTTGCCCATTCCTAATTCTCTGCTCAAAGTCAACTTATGCTCAATTAAGCAAAAATCTCTCAGCTATTAGTGTTCTCTGTGAAATCTGTTTAAAGCCACCTCCTGTGTTGTTTTGATACAAAATAGAATTGTTGTATCTGAAAGGTACTAtcacaatggaagaaaaattaCAAGAATGCTGAAGTGTGTATTGATTGCTAGACTCTAGACCCACCATCTGCTATGTCACCAAAAGATACACAAGTGTCCAGGAACTGACACACCCCTTGGAAGTTTGCCCTAATGGTGTAAATACACATATTGCTGTCTGAAATGTGCATGCATCCACAAATAGAGTCGTACTCCACATATAGGTAAGGCTATTCCCAGTTCTTCCAATATAGCATTGTATATCCCTTAATAAAATTGTGTGACTACATAAGACTAGAAGCCAGAAGGTTCCACAAAATTTTACTGATTTTGACTAACAATGCACAGACGGATGAATTCTATTGAATTGACCAATACAAAAAAGTATCAGGCCAAGTTAAATCTGTGAAGTCAACCGGAGGGACCTAGACAGAGAAAACAGTTCATATCCAGCTCTTGAGAGATGTTTGGAAAAAATGATGCTaaacataaacaaatgaaatgagtttttcagttttcattttgaaCATTAAGAGAATTTTTCCAAGTTCCTATTTTGGATGAAACTTCTCTTCCTGTGAAATTTTTTGAGATTGCAAAATGAAGATATTATTGAGGAAGTGTGCTTTGTTTAACTCTCAGATAGGATTGAACCAAGCAGTAGCTCTTATATTTGGTACACCCAGCTTGTACAATATGTAGGACATCTACATTATAGGATCATCAAATATTTCACTATTTATACTCCATAAACACAGAAGCCATTAAACCCAATTACAGTTTCCATGTGTTTTGAATAGGTGATATCCAtgattttaagcattttatttaaaatacttagtAAAACCATAAGCACTGTCTACAGAGGGAATGATGTATTATATTTCAATTGTGCTCTTCTCCTATGTTGGGTGACAGAATGCCATTTGAAGGACCAGATGAACCTGATCAAGGTTCATTAAAAGCAGACACCGACATTTTGCAAAATGCATTAGCTGAAAGTGACACACCCTATTATGATGTGTCCAGGtgagtttattttttcttgagttttatttaacaaaatatattttagaaatatacaCATTTAGTTTTGTCTGACTTTGAAGCTATTTCCAATGCTTAATGCTACAGGTTTCCATGTACCATGGCTTCATTCAGTCTGATTTATTGCAGCTCATTCAGCTAACCGTGATTTTCATGTGGACCAAGTTATGACTTGTTACAATGAGTCAGGATGAACTATTCACTTAAATTTTGTTGCACATAATTTCAAGATTACAGATTGTACCAACTTGGTACTAAATATGCAGCCTCAAGAATTCCATGATGATGTTGATTCTCAGGCATAAATTTCATCTCACCGTAATGAAAATGTCTAATAGCTGTCCATTAATGGAACTATTTGTCTGGAGCAGCATTCAAGTACAGACTGTGTAACTCTAGGCTGAAGATGAATTATAAAAGGTTCTTCACTTGCCTCAAAAAGTTAGACTGTCTATATTTAAGATCTTCTCTATGTTAggagattttattttcaattattttttcaaaagaagcaGCAAAACATATAATGTTATAAACATCCGAAACAGGATATTTTTCCCTTGCGTGTATCTTCATTCAGGGTGACAGAAATACAGCaccataaataaataagtagaaattagtttgaaatatattaaatttcttaCAGCAATATTTCTCAGAGAACAATTACTTCTAAAGATTTTGCAAGGGAGAATTATTTGTATGGAGACAAGCTTCTAAAAAAAAGCTAACttctctactttttaaaatgttgaggCTGAAAATATAGACCAAACCTTGAGACAAGtgactagaaaatatttttggtagGTTGTTAGGAAACCTCCTTTTGGGCTTGAGTTTGAATGTGAAGAGGATTTCATAATAAGCTGGtgcatttctttatttaattaaAGCAACTAATATTTTAGAAAACCATTTGCAGAATAATGGCTTTCTTTTATCCCTTGTTTTAGAAATGCCCGACATGCTGATGGAGTTTTCACCAGTGACTATAGTAGACTCTTGGGTCAACTTTCTgccaaaaaatatcttgagtCCCTCATTGGAAAACGAGTTAGGTAAAGagaattatttttatcaaatgcATTATCAGTAGCTAACCTACAAATTCTTATTTACATTGTTAACAATTTACTTACTTTGTTCAAAATTGAAAACTCTTTTGATAATGTTtaatttagttaaataaaaataacatattccTGAATAAAGTATGCCAGGCCCATGGATTAAGAAAATAAGGCATTTTAGCAGTAATCATACTCATGGGTTCCAGACACATTTTTTCTTACTTagcaatcatttaaaaatctgcAAGCAAATTGAActagacacattaaaaaataaggcaCAGTATAAGCTGAAGCAGATTTAAGGTCAATCACAGGACTTGATTTTACCTCTGCTCAAATCAAGCTTTGGGAGATCCTTTCTTTAAGTGGCTGATGGCTGAATAATTATATGGTACTGCTCAGGATGGCATAGCTTCTaaagaagcatttatttttaaagaattttgccTCTAAGTGGCAGAGCCCAACTTCAGATGCccccgattttttttttttttttttgataaagtatttGCTCAGTCAGTAAAGAATGTGTCTTAAAGGCAGCCCCAAAAATGCAAAA from Choloepus didactylus isolate mChoDid1 chromosome 2, mChoDid1.pri, whole genome shotgun sequence encodes the following:
- the LOC119515031 gene encoding VIP peptides, with translation MEARSKPQLLVLLTLCSVLFSQTLAWPLFGAPSALRMPFEGPDEPDQGSLKADTDILQNALAESDTPYYDVSRNARHADGVFTSDYSRLLGQLSAKKYLESLIGKRVSNNLSEDLAPIKRHSDAVFTDNYTRLRKQMAVKKYLNSILNGKRSSEGESPDFPEEFEK